Part of the Nicotiana sylvestris chromosome 2, ASM39365v2, whole genome shotgun sequence genome, ATGTTGAAACAAAGATTTCGAAACTCAGTCGAGCaatagatgaaacaacttcagaaactcgaatagttccaaagagattagggttttgaaaccaaacaagttcagggATGAGGAACAAGAAAATCACATAGTAAATAGTTTCAAAACTCGAatgaacccccaaattttagggttttcaccatcaatcgagtatagagatgaaagacaagagaatcaggcaaaaatatcaacaaataaaatcagaaaccttAAGAAAGAACCAAGACttttaacataaagaaacacagtagaagaacgacatcagaaacacagtagaagaatcaacataagaaacacagtagaagaacaacataagaaacacagtagaagaacaacataagaaatacagtagaagaatcaacataagaaacacagtagaaggtcaacataagaaacacagtagaacacgTTAAAAATCAGACTAGCTTTGAAATGGCTTAACAAAGCCCTAAATCGGAAAAGGTAAAGGTTTTGAaggtaaagttttgaaagaaactttgagaaaacgttTAAAATCTTAGAGAAAATATAGATctacaacggatctaaaagaattagaggaacctcgaaggttagggtttcggaagaacccaaatggtgagaaaggcttggaaagtcattgatctaagtAGGAGAAGTCAAAAtcaggcttgaatagccatggctggctggAGCAAGGTCGGAGATAGCCATAAAACTCAAATGAAACAAAGTCTTGACCAAGCTTCTTCAAGGTCTGACCTTGAAACCATAGTAATCAGGTGTGTAGGAGTCATAGGAGGCCGGTACAGGCctttaatggctttggaagccatggattcaggCGATTTTAGGGTGGAAACAGAGGGAggcagctagggtttgagaggagcttGAGAGAGAACTAGGAGAAGGGGGAATTCAAGGGCGACTACAAATGGGAAATGATTAAGGTTAGGGGATAATTggtaattaaaaaggaaagagttaACGGTGGCCGACCTGGATTGAAGGGGAATCCGGGCGGGTTATTTTAAAGGGTCGTGGGTAGGGTAgattaggatttgggctgggtaattgggttcTGGAATTGGGTCTAATTAGAGGTACAAATccggctaaaattgaaatgcaaatgggttatcatttaaatagccattttccctcatttattttataaaaatagttaaaatatttttgaaaataaattaaaggtaataaatgattaataatacataattattaaattaaaaatattggagtcaattttataactataaatataattaaatcttaaaagaggtcAATGTTGcagttatatgcaatttagctttaaaataccaaataaatttattaaaatatgaaaaaattatgctagctatattttaatataaatatgagaatataataaataaatcacccaaaataataattttggggataattgctggatttttcttgataaaatagggcaataaattgatttaaaaatctttaaaaattaagagaaaaatattaaaacctcgggacatacttatatatgcacatacatgctattttgagggtattttgcatattaaaaatatacagaaaaaaattgggtatcaacacccagTCCTAGTTTATATAGACTTTTCCTTTATGGCGTTGAGTACCAACTTAGTGGAGGTGGGGGAGGGGGGTTTTGCTCGACCGCCTACAGGATGATATGACATGGAGAATTTTCTTGGTGTGCTATTTTGATAGCGTTTGTTCCCTGTTTGCGTGTCTTTGAGGATACCCCATGGTCCTGTCCCACTCTGAAAAGAAATAGCAAGTTAAAGCCAAACGAAATTGTTTGTTACCTTGACTGGTTGGTTAATGAGTGGAAGGGAACAACCATGTTCCCTTCTTTGGCTATGCTTCGTAGCTGCTATCATGGGTTGAGCTCATATCCATCGAACTCGGATGACATCTTGTGGATCTTTGGCTTGGTATTTTTGTTGTCTCCGCTACTTGGGTCTGGAAAGTCCCTTTGATCTGATTGGCAATGAACTAAGAGTGCTAGCTTCATATCCGATCTCAGATTCGTACTTATCTTCGGCATTAGTCGAATCTGGGCACCTTATGGGCTAATGACTTACTTCTCCTGTTGGGATCTTTGAGTTCAAGTCCCAATCCGATCCAGTCCCGAGTGCATGAAGATACTGAAACATAAGCCACACCACAAGTATACAGGCGGGGACGAGTTTTGTCATTTCAAGGAGTTACACAACTGGTTATTATTCCTTTTTGAGAGGGAGAGGGTTGTATGCACAAGGTATAGATTGGTATCTAGCGCTAACATGGTGACAGGATTGTGGACGTGCTAAATACGTGACGGCCACAGTCCTAGTCCAACAGTTTGCATTCGCAACGTGCCGAAACTATAACTATGTCTAAGCGTAGTTTTCATATAGATGTCAGACATAATTTTGATTTCATGCAAGGGTCTAGATTAAAAATTGGTTTGGCTATTTCAAGATCTTGCCTATGAATTCCTCAAATTTGTGCTCGTAGCGAAAGGATGAAGTTACAACGAACGGGAAGTAGAACTAGAACCGAGTTTAgatctagaggaaactaaaaCTTTGGCTAGGAAATCCCCACAGACAACGCCAAATTGTTGACCAAAAAGTTTTAGGACATTTTTGTTAAACGAATTTAATAAGAAGATAGagggtaaatcttagccaaagaATCACTTCTAGATCAGGACAGTTATAAACCATTATAATTGAGCGTGAAAGGCCAATATAGTCCCGCTTGTACTCCCCAATATAATGAAAGATGGCAATTTACATAATATCAAATGGAAAAGAGAAATAGCAACAGAAATGATTCACCCGATTGTGGGCTAGACATATCTATATTTTCTTGTGAAGGTTGAATTATAGATGAATACCAAAATTCTAAGCTCTTTTCTCCTTTTGGCGATGGATCTGAGGTCATGGGCCATCTTTCCTCTCCGAGAGGGGTGTTTTTCTTGGATCTTTGGACTGGCCCCCCTTTGTTACTCTCTCTCTCCTAGTATTGATATAAAACACTTTCATTACCCATCGGTCCTTAACCAGTGTACCCCATCTTTTGAATATTCTGTGGAATAATCCTTTAAAATGGCTAAGTGTCGAACTACCCGTACGAGCCTCATGAGTGCTCGACTCCAGCCATAGCCGGACTGCTTGCCGGTGTGTTGCTTCTTAAACGTGACTTCGGGTTGACCGACCCCAATCCATTCTCCCTTAAGTAGACTTCTTTTGATCAGATTCTGACCTATAGAGGAAGTTATTCGGGACATTTATTTAAGATTGCATTCTTATTTAACAAGCGGTATTGGCTAACTTTCAAACCCTGAAACGACTAACGAGTCCGTTACGGAACAGAATCTTACGGCGTCGTTTGTAATTTCACTATCCGATACTACACGACGTTGGATGAGATGCCTGGCGTCTGATGAAAAGAGAGCGCACAAATGGAAGAAAAAAGGAGATATAATTGAGACGTTCCCATATTTGTAAACGTCAAACGTGGGTAGGGCTTCACAGGCAACAGTCGTTTTCGAGGGAGATAACATAACAAAAGAGAAGGGAGAAGAAGCTCTTGAGGTCATTTCCGTCTTTTCATAACTTTCTCCTCTTTCTCTCCGATCTCGCTACCATTGCGATTTATGTTGATAACATGATAACCGATTTATGTTGATTGTAAGTACTTTTGTTCATTTCCTTTTTAATCTATTTAATTGAGTTTGTACGCGTTGGATTGGATCTAGTACTTTCTTTCTATGCTATTGAAATTTGATTTATTAGCTCAACTGAATGTGAATTCGTAGCGTTTTAATGTGGAATCAATTGAATTTCAAATATCCTATTATGGTATAGTTGAGAGAATCTTATAGTgctagcaacaacaacaacatacccttTATATTCCCACAAGTTGGGTTGGGAATGCTAGTATGCACACAGTttttacccctaccttgtgaaggtagagagtctgtttccgaaagaccctcggctcaatacAACAAAAGACTCTTATAGTGCTACTGGGTTCTTATTATCTGTACTTCTTGATTGTGTTGATCACTTTAATCTGAGACCAAACTATGTACAATTCCCATGGTGTGCgcagtcaaaaaaaaaaaaagtgcttcTATGAGTGGAAAATGGGAATTGTTTTTGTCATAATGGTCAATGAGTGAGAGGAACTATGAGGTTTCGGGTTTAAATCTCAGTGGAGACAAAACACTAGGTGATTTTTTCCATTTGTCTTAGCCTTGTCTTAGCATTAGTGGACAGAGTTACCCAATAATTGTGCTAGTGGGAGGTAGGAGGTAGGAGGTACCTGGTGGAATTAGTTGGGTTACGTGTAAGCTAAGCCAGATAAatctttataaaaaataattctaGCGCTGTTTGAACTCTGTATCCAAGTCGGTGAGAAGCCTATTTTCTCTCAGGGCCTATTCGTATTGCTTTCTCTTATCTATCATATCAAGGAACTATGCCTCAATCCAAAACTAGTTAGGATCAGTTATACAAATCCTCTATATCCATTCTACTCTTTTTAGGATTCAATATTTATAGAATTATAGGACTCACTATATTAGGAATTAGGATGGTTGCCAACCTACTGCAATCATTCTCCTTTATCCAGGCTTGGGATCAGATATACTTTTTTGTAGCCAACATAGACAGTTTCTGTTATTTATTTTATAGTATGCTTTTTCAAAACCGTATTACAGCATGTGATGGCAAATTAGCGTACATCTGCTGTTAAGAACTTATACCTACATATTCTGTATTTCTATAATTAGTTTGGTACACAACATCTCATGTGAATTTTAACCCGCCGGGTTACAGCAATTTAACCCGTTTCTGACCTGCTACCGATTTTAGCGGGTCATTTTGGGTTTAACCCATTATGACCCGTTATCTATTTTATTAATAACCCAACCTGATCAGTTCTGGGTTGGGTTGGGCGAGTTGGGCCTATTTTTGCCACCCCTAGTACTAGGTAccataatagaaaagaaaaggagggATATGTTTGTGTTGCGTAAACGATGAGTCTTTGTGCTCCCTTTGCTCCCTTCTCTTGGCTCCAATATTTTGTAGCTTCTCATTTTTGTTTATGGCTTGACCTGACAGGAAGTGTTTTTGGAAGTCTTGGAATATTAAGCTCCTCAATATCAACCTTAGACCACCACTATGTGGAACTTTGCATCCAATTGTGTAGCTGGGAATATAGGGCTAAAGAATGACTCTCTGAAGCGTACTCAGCATTCAGCAGATTGCTCAGACGATGAAGCTTCTTCAATAACCAGCAGGGAGGAGGGACTTGAGTGCCCAATATGCTGGGAATCCTTTAACATTGTTGAAAACGTACCCTATGTTCTATGGTGCGGCCATACACTTTGTAAAAACTGCATCCTAGGACTACAATGGGCTGTTGTGAAGTTCCCTACTTTGCCGCTCCAGCTTCCACTGTTTATAGCTTGTCCCTGGTGCAATTTGTTATCCCTTCGTTTGGTTTATAGAGGGACCCTTAAGTTTCCTCGTAAGAACTTCTTTCTTCTCTGGATGCTTGAGAGTATGAATGGTGACAGAACAAAGTCTCATAATTCATCTTGTGGGGATCATCAAACAACAGCCTGGCCATCATGTACAAAATTCCTAGGAAGTACAGCAAGCCAGTCTAGCCGACAGAGGGGACAGTATGTTCATCACCCAGAATCATCAGGCTCGAACCATGATCACAATTACATCAGTGGTTCTCTTGCTATTGAGAGACTTCATTCTTCTCTTCGCAAGTCTCTTGTTTTCTTCGTTCATTTGACAGCCAAGTTTCCTCTGGTGGTTGTATTTCTCCTGATCATCATGTATGCTATACCAGCCAGTGCAGCAATCTTGGCCTTGTACATGCTCATCACCGTTGTGTTTGCTCTCCCATCTTTTCTAATTCTGTACTTTGCATATCCCAGTTTGGATTGGCTGGTTCGAGAAATCTTCACCTGAAATGCTGTTTTTGTTCTCTTGATCTTGTGGGATCAAAACTGTGTTAGAAAGCAGCAATTCTGTTGAGTGCATCTTAATTGAATGCATAATTTGACGACATTTCTGGCATCAGTTCTCGTTGTAAATTCTTTCATGGTGTGAGAGGGAGAAAATGTTTCAAGTCATTTTGGCCAAGAATTATCTCATATCGTAGTTGGGTATGCCATTTGGTAATTGTCAGGTTGTAATTTGTTTCTATAATAGCAACCATTCTCCAATGTCAGAAACAAATTGGTTCTAGACATTGTTAATACAAGTAATTTTGACATGGAGACCGCTGTATTTCCATAGTGTCTGTATCATCGTTCGGGAACTACTGTTTGAAGATCTTGTGCTTGTTCTCTTGTATGTACACTCAAACGGATGCCCAGTAATTATCCTCAGTTACTTTCTGTTATATATCTCACCTTTATGTTTGTATAGAAAACAAATTGCATGATCTTTTCTTGCCTTTGATTTGGACATTGGGAGCCACTGAAAGATCTTCAACTGCATAATCCATGCAGTTTAGCTGGATAGTCATGGAAGCGCGGTGGCTCAACGGTGTTAATCAAGATTAGAAGTAGACAGTTGCTTAGATTTTTCTAACAAGTAACCACAAGCCTTTGATTTGCAAGGTGGGGTGACATGATTCTACTCCTTATATTTATGGTTGAGAATACTGTAATCTTTGTAGCAGTTAAGAATTAAAGTGATATGCATATTACTAAATCATGGTTAAGTGATAAATGTGTATAAAAGACATATTTTTTCTTTATTGATTTGGTATAAATATTTGGTGCAAGTTTTTAGAGTCCAGGAGTTGATTAGCTTGGGAAAAGATACCTTAGAAAACAAAATGCATCATTGGCGAAGCTTTTCAATCCCAAATAAACGCTTAGGCTGATTCCCAGAATAGTAAAATATTCTTACTATGATTAGATCTTGATTTGCCTCACATGTGCTTTACAAGCCGCACGTAATCTTTCTTCCCATTGAGTCTTTTTTTTAATTTGGAAAATGGGACATGATTTTAAGTATGGCTCCCGATAGGGTCCACTAGTCCGGTTAGCTAGTGAGCGGTCCTTTGTGCACACTAAAACTAATACCTTATAAAAGGgagaaataatttttcttttgccCTCTATTTTACTTCTACGTAATGCGTGCTCTTACCATACGAAAATTGCTTGTGTAATTTCTTAGGtataacaaaaaataattttgaatatAATCAGAGGTAAAAGAATAAATAGGGATcctttcaacaaaatattttgaTACGTGAAATTCACTCAATCAGTACTGGAATTTTGTTAAAGTGAAGGACAAGTACAAAACGTGTTGCTGACCATAAAATTATAAATCATGACCCGAAAATATGCTGAAAGATAAAACTAAAATATGTTATATAGTAAATTGATAAATTTAGAGTCTtcctattaaaaaaaaaaaagataaaaggtCTCTCAGTGTACAATTAAAAGCCAgagaattaaataatttaaagcccgtttggattggcttatttaAAGTGTTTTTAAGCCAAAATCGCTTTTAAGCCATTTTGTAGTGTTTGGATAAAgtaaaaaaagtgcttttaaatatttatttataagcTAAAATGATTAAAACAAGCAAAAAGCTAGAAATCCTAACTTATAGCTTAAAAGCTATTTTGGCTTAAAAACTACTTAAAATAAGcccatccaaacgggctcttagtacGAGGTAAGAATTTTGTTTGTTCAGTCTATTAGTTTTTTGAAGCTTGTCTCGCATTTCTTTTTTCAAATGTCATAAATcgacataaaaattgtaaaataaaaaatGGTTATTATGTTAAGATTCTGAACTTGCGAGCCATGATTTGTTTTTATGGAAACCCAAATGAATAGTGCCTAATGTCACTAGGAGCAAGTTGGTGAGGGGCTTGAGATCTTGAGAATGGATCAAGAAAATTTTGACGCTCCCAGCCATTCTTAGTAAagattgcacggggcgccctatttggtcgcacccatttaatctatacctattttttaaaagttttaatttgtacacactttttaaacaacttcagccccctttctcctcctccttctcctcctcaaagttttattttttctttttccagaaGTAAAGTTCATCCCTATCTGCTTCTTCTTATTTCTCCGGTGAGTCCTATAAATTTTcaatcattttttctttttcgccGACACCCTCAGTTGTAAAGGTTCTATCTTGGTTTTGCAACTTGAATCTTATGCACAATTTTGATGTGAAAATGGGACAAGAGAAATTTATTATTAATTTTATATTGTTGTTTGGTGAATTGGGTCTGACGGAAATTGGAGATTTCAGTTGTCGATTGAATTGGTAATGTGTTGATGTTTCTTGGTTCCTTTTAATGTTGCTTTATGTTACTTCGTGTGGGTACAACATGCTCCCtagagctctagagctgaagttcgccagttacaaacaaaaaagttcatcagttacaaaacaaaaacttcaactctagagctgaagttcgccagttacaaaaacaaaaacttcagcaattacaaacaaaaacttcagcacacttgatTCAGCATACTTGCTACTTTAGCCCCGTATACTGAAGTTACGCAAAAATATGGGTACgtttacattttttttttacaaagcgaacacaaattaaaacgtgacccaaaaatgcgtatagatgcaaatgccccatcCCTATGCGAACCGGCTATGGAGATTTGAATCTAGCTTTGCGGTTAAGGCTGTCGAGCCTAATGCTGTATTCTggcccgggcccgggccttagtgggcctaacgagccgggcctcgcggtcccgggcttcgtggtcctgggctctggcggtcccggtcttcatgggctcaatgggtggaaccggcccgtgacgggcctaagcccacatggtcctgtgcttaacgagctgggctcgtgggcttcgcgggcctagcgggttttttttttaaggcaatttcttgtagtatcatggctatattaaaaatatatatgtagtatatatgtagatctaattattaaagtgcttgacgaaaaagaaaataacaaaacaatagtaaaacactaaattgtcatgcataatatattttcttgtagtatattatattgtatcttatgtatatatattctcttatatattttcttgtagtatatatattgtatcttatgtatatatattcgcataatatattttcttgtagtatatatattgtatcttatgtatatatgttcgcataatatataatatatattgtatattatgtatatattttcgcataatatattgtcttgtagtatatatattgtatcttatgtatatatattcgcataatatattttcttgtagtatatatattgtatattatgtatatattttcgcataatatattgtcttgtagtatatatattgtatcttatgtatatatattcgcataatatattttcttgtagtatatatattgtatcttatgtatatatgttcgcataatatattttcttgtagtatatatattgtatattatgtatatatattcgcataatatattgtcttgtagtatatatattgtatattatgtatatatgttcgcataatatattttcttgtagtatatatattgtatattatgtatatatattcgcataatatattgtcttgtagtatatatattgtatcttatgtacatatattcgcataatatattgccttgtagtatatatattgtatcttatgtatatatattcgcataatatattgtcttgtagtatatatattgtatcttatgtatatatattcgtataatatattttcttgtagtatatatattgtatcttatgtatatatattcgcataatatattgtcttgtagtatatatattgtatcttatgtatatatattcgcataatatattttcttgtagtatatatattgtatattatgtatatattgtagcttataaataattctaagtatagacaaagaaatattgcgaaaagaagctcatgggtagaagcaataaattttattaccaaaaatggcatatctttcttagtcatccttcccccaatggaatgagcacaacaaggtactaataccaccattagaaggaaaaaaaactaaggaagatgtgccaaaatacaagttacatattagtctatgtattatctctaacaaatctcataaatccttcaaggttcggaggaggttgcgttggtggtggtggaaaagaagcttgttcatcaccacttccgggcgaagccgaatcctccgcaagttccgctatcatttcttcataagcttcatctatcgccggttgtgcttctgcaattccaaagtttcttctttccgagcggatccaatctctaaacaatactgatttttccaagctatcc contains:
- the LOC104217626 gene encoding uncharacterized protein, which codes for MWNFASNCVAGNIGLKNDSLKRTQHSADCSDDEASSITSREEGLECPICWESFNIVENVPYVLWCGHTLCKNCILGLQWAVVKFPTLPLQLPLFIACPWCNLLSLRLVYRGTLKFPRKNFFLLWMLESMNGDRTKSHNSSCGDHQTTAWPSCTKFLGSTASQSSRQRGQYVHHPESSGSNHDHNYISGSLAIERLHSSLRKSLVFFVHLTAKFPLVVVFLLIIMYAIPASAAILALYMLITVVFALPSFLILYFAYPSLDWLVREIFT